The segment AAACAATGAGCCCGCAACTATAAATGCGCAACTCATTAAGCCTGTTACTCGAAGTGTCTTACTCATATAATGTTTTTGAATGTGGTGAATCAATAGGTTGGTTTCCTTCTGCAAAGGCAGAAATTGAGCATCGCCGAATTCATGAATGATATTCCGATAAGCAGTTTCGAAATCTTCAGAACCGGCACGTGCTTCCAGCATGCAGCAAAGGTGGTCAAGCAGCCCTTCCCTGAGCGAAAGCATGGTAACCCCGCGCCGCAGCAAATCGGTACGGATAAATTCTACCTGTTCATCACTGACTTCCATGGTAATCAGTACAGATCAGGTTTCAGATCGAGAAGAGCCGACATGGTTCGGACAAAATCGCCAAACTCGTTTATTTTTTCCCGCACCAGGCTTTGACCCGGACGGGTAAGCGAGTAATACTTTCGTACACGTTTCCCAATATTCACTGTTTCGGTAATCACTATTCCCTCTGCTTCCAGCTGATGAAGCAACGGATAGAGTGCGCCCTCTGTAATAATGATCTTTTCGTGTGTGAGCTCTTTTACACGCTGCGTAATTTCATACCCATACATTCTTTCCTGCTCCGAAAGAAGTTTAAGTACTATGGTTTTCAGCGTGCCCCGTATCAGTTCATTTGAATACATAACGCAATTATACATCGGGATCTTATGTATTGCAAAATTCAGATACCTAAAATTCTTATGTATTTAGATAAATTGCTGAATATCAATGATAAAATTAACGAGCAACCTTACCAGAGGAGTATGGTGAGGCATAGCGGCGATCGTTTATGAAAGCCGAATCGGATAATGTGAGCAGGAAGGCAAGCAGTTGTTTTTGCTGCAACGGCGTGAGACGTGCCCCGCCATTGCGTACGGTGCCCATCCGGCTGTCCACATTGGCCGACGCATGCACGTCGTTGCTGTAAAATGCCA is part of the Bacteroidota bacterium genome and harbors:
- a CDS encoding PadR family transcriptional regulator gives rise to the protein MYSNELIRGTLKTIVLKLLSEQERMYGYEITQRVKELTHEKIIITEGALYPLLHQLEAEGIVITETVNIGKRVRKYYSLTRPGQSLVREKINEFGDFVRTMSALLDLKPDLY